A region from the Sandaracinus amylolyticus genome encodes:
- a CDS encoding cytochrome b5 domain-containing protein has product MFHYFGYGSNLSVISLRAKGVHPLSSEPAILEGWRLTFDIPDFFPIEGGTGNIQPATDDAVHGVLHACRDADLARLDQLEALGVTYRRVETSVTTYGGRRVRAYAYVGIPDILDARCRPSERYRNILVAGATDMRLDPRYVARLRAMPTHPRPERGPFVPSEDGRDHDADEIASRRELVVLAGHVFDTSHARPEHTYLRGLLGGRDATLLFLRRMDTSDGHEQLETVRRGVFTPAQRRYLDGYLHEFAREYRWVGRVRSDDDAQRVPEITKPAAQRPRVKRASDAPKRASWVPTHALTSRPPGTLVIPSRAVLDESDRDYETLGHENRGFLSDLHGFMPREQPATSMPASHRAWDEVAAQLPALYRTLKLRREIDALPILDASAEHLADEHLLRASMVLAMLSHAYHYVEAHPPGRHPDALTRPWAQVRERLGRGPAVLSYLDLIVYNWRFVDPEAADPMRVDNLRLLVPTVDTKEERVFYLTQTEILAHTAPIVSAVVRAQEAVVTDDREALECALATILTSLQRVVRESLLHIDPNPRGRTHVDPVIWAKGVAPFAVPMQEGVQGPSGTSSPIFNTLDVFFGRKRYETFLGKEIHALRTTYPPLWRAFLAALQEISVPGYVATRGDANLRGLLQDVVAEYAGPNGFLGRHRMKVYGYLELAFKVGRSVTIGGFKGMFRDRTWDQVDGELEKAREERVQSFPATVHRAKAARVLPSDPDAAGGVHTVVLDVRGTGVRFEAGDRCGVLPEHAHSLIARTLRALRATGDEEMPLTPEWREHLAMRPDVDAGDTLRLADMLRFGAIRPVGPRLAEGLHARTQHPLLEHAITSGTTSRWELWDLLELLATSGFDPSRLVRDPATGEPSAALAKLLPPEAFRMYSISSVMGSAGGGHADELHLTIGRVAYRTRTTEGGPEIERRGTCSSFLARAASRDEPIAIVIQHPARFGLPRSARTPIVMIAGGTGLSPFRGFLVERGRQLAAGPAWLFLGMRERAHFAYDDELAPHLESGTLELRVAISREDVDARVVKDGGRARIEWRDGTRKRVPDLLLDPETSARLDALVRSAAEGGAGAHVYVCGRTAFARSALDALEQVFRRHARTDDPATEARDRIAEIVAEGRLAIEVFSGDREQDALPPIDASELARHNDETHGHWMAIEGRVYDMTQFIREHPGGRHILQAYAGLDATAGYARSHAGRTEIHAAREMYAIGRLRALDLGGVIATVHGNGKSRRASLSVAHGAWVSLLFLLVEMQNALRHDHALQHGETTRDEPLRPRSPYKLQHAVETHHRFLCSYVDALCAESIPHVSAVTQAFFAPEDDPFVMRGEVTALLASDEARFVDGLVPALFESVTRVIAEDDEWGEPGPERRRLTHAIDVLERADAALLASLKHIARDAVRAYEAHEKHVIERDGARVQSACRRMVDELRRYHRSIAQRLGQSSGWVAHPPARRASEVESTMTTMHANPHWTLEIDGVGRFLVLRRTPVPFETIEEVLHSNDDVISHFQLQHRQWGIVVDMRQAPRRNDPDFENAMRRLRERIGESFARVALVLSSAAGVLQVNRIARDEGASTFATLDESAAVRFARGLG; this is encoded by the coding sequence ATGTTCCACTACTTCGGATACGGCTCGAACCTCAGCGTCATCTCGCTCCGCGCCAAGGGCGTCCATCCGCTCAGCTCGGAGCCCGCGATCCTCGAAGGATGGCGCCTCACCTTCGACATCCCCGACTTCTTCCCGATCGAAGGCGGGACGGGGAACATCCAGCCCGCGACCGACGACGCGGTGCACGGCGTGCTGCACGCGTGTCGCGACGCGGATCTCGCGCGGCTCGATCAGCTCGAGGCGCTCGGCGTCACGTACCGTCGCGTCGAGACCTCGGTCACGACGTACGGCGGTCGGCGCGTGCGCGCGTACGCGTACGTCGGGATCCCCGACATCCTCGACGCGCGCTGTCGGCCCTCGGAGCGCTACCGCAACATCCTCGTCGCGGGCGCGACCGACATGCGCCTCGACCCGCGCTACGTCGCGCGGCTGCGCGCGATGCCCACGCACCCGCGCCCCGAGCGCGGCCCGTTCGTGCCGAGCGAGGACGGACGCGATCACGACGCGGACGAGATCGCGTCGCGCCGCGAGCTCGTCGTGCTCGCGGGCCACGTCTTCGACACGTCGCACGCGCGCCCCGAGCACACGTACCTGCGCGGCCTGCTCGGCGGACGCGACGCGACGCTGCTCTTCCTGCGCCGCATGGACACCAGCGACGGCCACGAGCAGCTCGAGACGGTGCGCCGCGGTGTCTTCACGCCCGCGCAGCGCCGCTACCTCGACGGCTACCTGCACGAGTTCGCGCGCGAGTACCGCTGGGTCGGCCGCGTGCGCAGCGACGACGACGCGCAGCGCGTGCCCGAGATCACGAAGCCTGCGGCGCAGCGCCCGCGCGTGAAGCGCGCGTCGGACGCACCGAAGCGCGCCTCGTGGGTGCCGACGCACGCGCTCACGTCGCGCCCTCCGGGCACGCTCGTCATCCCGTCGCGCGCGGTGCTCGACGAGTCCGATCGCGACTACGAGACGCTCGGCCACGAGAACCGCGGGTTCCTCTCCGACCTGCACGGCTTCATGCCGCGCGAGCAGCCCGCGACGTCGATGCCCGCGTCGCACCGCGCGTGGGACGAGGTCGCCGCGCAGCTCCCCGCGCTCTACCGCACGCTGAAGCTGCGCCGCGAGATCGACGCGCTGCCGATCCTCGATGCGAGCGCGGAGCACCTCGCCGACGAGCACCTGCTGCGCGCGTCGATGGTGCTCGCGATGCTCTCGCACGCGTACCACTACGTCGAGGCGCATCCGCCGGGGCGCCACCCCGACGCGCTCACGAGGCCGTGGGCCCAGGTGCGCGAGCGGCTCGGGCGCGGGCCCGCGGTGCTCTCGTACCTCGACCTCATCGTCTACAACTGGCGCTTCGTCGATCCCGAGGCCGCGGATCCGATGCGCGTCGACAACCTCCGCCTGCTCGTGCCGACCGTCGACACGAAGGAGGAGCGCGTCTTCTATCTCACGCAGACCGAGATCCTCGCGCACACCGCGCCGATCGTGAGCGCGGTGGTGCGCGCGCAGGAGGCCGTGGTCACCGACGATCGCGAAGCGCTCGAGTGCGCGCTCGCGACGATCCTGACGAGCCTGCAGCGCGTGGTGCGCGAGTCGCTGCTGCACATCGATCCCAACCCGCGCGGCCGCACCCACGTCGATCCGGTGATCTGGGCGAAGGGCGTCGCGCCGTTCGCGGTGCCGATGCAGGAGGGCGTGCAGGGCCCGAGCGGGACGAGCTCGCCGATCTTCAACACGCTCGACGTGTTCTTCGGTCGCAAGCGCTACGAGACCTTCCTCGGCAAGGAGATCCACGCGCTGCGCACGACGTACCCGCCGCTGTGGCGCGCGTTCCTCGCGGCGCTGCAGGAGATCTCGGTGCCCGGCTACGTCGCGACGCGCGGCGACGCGAACCTGCGCGGGCTGCTGCAGGACGTGGTCGCGGAGTACGCCGGGCCGAACGGGTTCCTCGGCCGCCACCGCATGAAGGTCTACGGGTACCTCGAGCTCGCCTTCAAGGTCGGCCGCAGCGTCACGATCGGCGGCTTCAAGGGGATGTTCCGCGATCGCACGTGGGACCAGGTCGACGGCGAGCTCGAGAAGGCGCGCGAGGAGCGCGTGCAGAGCTTCCCCGCGACGGTGCACCGCGCGAAGGCCGCGCGCGTGCTGCCGAGCGATCCCGACGCGGCGGGCGGCGTGCACACCGTGGTGCTCGACGTGCGCGGCACCGGCGTGCGCTTCGAGGCGGGCGATCGCTGCGGCGTGCTGCCCGAGCACGCGCACTCGCTGATCGCGCGGACGCTGCGCGCGCTGCGCGCGACCGGCGACGAGGAGATGCCGCTCACGCCCGAGTGGCGCGAGCACCTCGCGATGCGCCCCGACGTCGACGCGGGCGACACGCTGCGCCTCGCCGACATGCTGCGCTTCGGCGCGATCCGCCCGGTCGGGCCGCGCCTCGCCGAGGGTCTGCACGCGCGCACCCAGCACCCGCTGCTCGAGCACGCGATCACGAGCGGCACCACGTCGCGCTGGGAGCTCTGGGATCTCCTCGAGCTGCTCGCGACGAGCGGCTTCGATCCCTCGAGGCTGGTGCGCGATCCCGCCACCGGCGAGCCGAGCGCGGCGCTCGCGAAGCTGCTGCCGCCCGAGGCGTTCCGCATGTACTCGATCTCGTCGGTGATGGGCTCGGCGGGCGGCGGTCACGCCGACGAGCTGCACCTGACGATCGGCCGCGTCGCGTACCGCACCCGCACGACCGAGGGCGGCCCCGAGATCGAGCGCCGCGGCACGTGCTCGTCGTTCCTCGCGCGCGCGGCGTCGCGCGACGAGCCGATCGCGATCGTGATCCAGCACCCCGCGCGCTTCGGCCTGCCGCGCAGCGCGCGCACGCCGATCGTCATGATCGCGGGCGGCACCGGGCTCTCGCCGTTCCGCGGGTTCCTCGTCGAGCGCGGCAGGCAGCTCGCGGCGGGCCCGGCGTGGCTCTTCCTCGGCATGCGCGAGCGCGCGCACTTCGCGTACGACGACGAGCTCGCGCCGCACCTCGAGAGCGGCACGCTCGAGCTGCGCGTCGCGATCTCGCGCGAGGACGTCGACGCGCGCGTCGTGAAGGACGGAGGGCGCGCGCGCATCGAGTGGCGCGACGGGACGCGCAAGCGGGTACCCGATCTGCTCCTCGATCCCGAGACGAGCGCGCGGCTCGACGCGCTGGTGCGCAGCGCGGCCGAGGGCGGCGCCGGCGCGCACGTCTACGTGTGCGGCCGGACCGCGTTCGCGCGCAGCGCGCTCGACGCGCTCGAGCAGGTCTTCCGACGACACGCGCGCACCGACGATCCCGCGACCGAGGCGCGCGATCGCATCGCCGAGATCGTCGCCGAGGGCCGCCTCGCGATCGAGGTGTTCAGCGGTGATCGCGAGCAGGACGCGCTGCCGCCGATCGACGCGTCGGAGCTCGCGCGGCACAACGACGAGACGCACGGCCACTGGATGGCGATCGAAGGCCGCGTCTACGACATGACGCAGTTCATCCGCGAGCACCCGGGCGGCCGGCACATCCTCCAGGCCTACGCGGGGCTCGACGCGACCGCGGGCTACGCGCGCTCCCACGCAGGGCGCACCGAGATCCACGCGGCGCGCGAGATGTACGCGATCGGCCGGCTGCGCGCGCTCGATCTCGGCGGCGTGATCGCGACGGTGCACGGCAACGGCAAGAGCCGGCGCGCGTCGCTCTCGGTCGCGCACGGCGCGTGGGTGTCGCTGCTCTTCCTGCTCGTCGAGATGCAGAACGCGCTGCGCCACGATCACGCGCTGCAGCACGGCGAGACGACGCGGGACGAGCCGCTGCGCCCGCGCTCGCCGTACAAGCTGCAGCACGCGGTCGAGACGCACCATCGCTTCCTCTGCAGCTACGTCGACGCGCTGTGCGCGGAGTCGATCCCGCACGTGAGCGCGGTGACGCAGGCGTTCTTCGCGCCCGAGGACGATCCCTTCGTGATGCGCGGAGAGGTGACGGCGCTGCTCGCGAGCGACGAAGCGCGCTTCGTCGACGGGCTCGTGCCCGCGCTCTTCGAGAGCGTCACGCGGGTGATCGCGGAGGACGACGAGTGGGGCGAGCCGGGCCCGGAGCGGCGGCGGCTCACCCACGCGATCGACGTGCTGGAGCGCGCGGACGCGGCGCTCCTCGCGTCGCTCAAGCACATCGCGCGCGACGCGGTGCGCGCGTACGAGGCTCACGAGAAGCACGTGATCGAGCGCGACGGCGCCCGCGTGCAGAGCGCCTGCCGGCGCATGGTGGACGAGCTGCGGCGATATCATCGATCGATCGCGCAGCGACTGGGGCAGAGCAGCGGCTGGGTCGCGCACCCGCCCGCGAGACGCGCCTCCGAGGTGGAGAGCACGATGACGACGATGCACGCGAACCCGCACTGGACGCTCGAGATCGACGGCGTCGGCCGCTTCCTCGTGCTCCGGCGCACGCCGGTCCCGTTCGAGACGATCGAGGAGGTCCTGCACTCGAACGACGACGTGATCTCGCACTTCCAGCTGCAGCACCGGCAGTGGGGCATCGTCGTCGACATGCGCCAGGCGCCGCGGCGGAACGATCCCGACTTCGAGAACGCGATGCGCCGGCTGCGCGAGCGCATCGGCGAGAGCTTCGCGCGCGTGGCGCTGGTGCTGAGCAGCGCGGCGGGCGTGCTGCAGGTGAACCGCATCGCGCGCGACGAGGGCGCGTCGACGTTCGCGACGCTCGACGAGAGCGCGGCGGTGAGGTTCGCGCGCGGGCTCGGGTGA
- a CDS encoding DUF4215 domain-containing protein produces MRRATSFALLFASLWLFASAASAQTTVPGGNIINQTWTPAGSPYRINGDIIVPAGSTLTIQPGVVIDVATSDGQGSGASTTRVEIIVQGSLRVEGTASSPVTIRSTGSAVGSWWGIAVQSGASEAIIRYASIEEATYGIRSSAAGSALVVADTTIHTSQYGLWLDAGAPDLQRLTVHSCSNAGVRITPGAGATLTDAVLRNNSTYGLHVEQNASSTVDTVLRRSTVNANGTYGVHVESTAGARAVRVLDSIVTNNGGFGVNRSGAGTVIEVSHSDVWNNGTNFSGSPITQSNNIASNPLFVSAPTNLRLTSNSPARFASSTGTDIGALPYTGDATAGLHGTLWVNTTLTAAGSPYTVAGDLTVAPAVVLTIEPGVTLRFANSSDAMGSGEVTTRAELRVFGRVVAAGTAEREITFESSGTSIGAWYGVRLYGTGSSTFDHVTIRRGTYGLYQSAAANHVVQRTTIHDAQYGVWVAIGGLVADSLTVHSCSNAGVRVTAGGGATLTNTVLRNNSTYGLHVEQNASSTVDTVLRQSTVNANGTYGVHVESTAGARAVRVLDSIVTNNGGFGVNRSGAGTVIEVSHSDVWNNGTNFSGSPITQSNNIASNPLFVSAPTNLRLTSNSPARFASSTGTDIGALPYGGDATAGLHGTLWVNTTLTAAGSPYTVAGDLTVAPAVVLTIEPGVTLRFANSSDVMGSGEVTTRAELRVFGRVVAAGTAESEITFESSGTSIGAWYGVRLYGTGTSTFDRVTIRRGTYGLYQSAAANHVVQRTTIHDAQYGIWIAIGTMVADAITVHSCSNAGVRVTPSGGATLTNAVLRNNSTYGLHVEQNASTTLDTLLLSSTVNANGTYGVHVESSAGARSVRVLNSIVTNNGGFGVNRSGAGTVIEVVSSDVWNNGTNFSGSPIVQSGNMSANPLFVAAPSDLRLTGSSVCVDAASVMLAPDHDRNGVARPLDGNGIGGAQFDMGAYEFPYMVMCGNGVVETGEACDSGANNGQYGHCNAGCTGLGPRCGDSATNGPEQCDDGNASNADACLSSCQLATCGDGEVRTGSEQCDDGNTSSTDACIMCQSARCGDGYVRTGTEQCDDGNTVNTDTCVGACVAARCGDGFVRAGVETCDDGNTADGDGCPSTCILAAATCGDGIVQGSEQCDDGNSVTTDGCIACQAARCGDGYVRAGVEVCDDGNTNNGDACLNSCVAARCGDGQVQAGVEACDDGNPSNTDGCLTSCAVATCGDAYTWSGVEQCDDGNASDTDACVGACVLARCGDAFVRSGVEQCDDGNTSNGDACLNSCFDARCGDGYPRAGVEACDDGNTSNDDACLNSCAAARCGDGYTRAGVEICDDGNTIDTDGCVGACQLARCGDGFVRTGTEDCDDANTSDTDACVMCNAARCGDGSVQAGVESCDDGNRVDTDACPNSCASPDCGDGIVQSGETCDDGNESNEDACLVGCAAASCGDGYVRAGVEDCDDGNAIETDACLSECEPARCGDGEVWAGMEECDDGNTSDDDACVDGCFAATCGDGFVQEGVEQCDDGDVDDGDGCSAECTIEGGGDGGIDDDAGTGDPDAGTIGEDASTNDIDGGTSDSDAGTTPPSEGGCACRVGATQTSAPWLAMVALGLVIALRRRRAR; encoded by the coding sequence GTGCGTCGCGCCACCTCGTTCGCTCTGCTCTTCGCTTCGCTCTGGCTCTTCGCGTCTGCCGCGTCCGCGCAGACGACCGTCCCGGGCGGCAACATCATCAACCAGACCTGGACTCCAGCCGGGAGCCCGTACCGCATCAACGGGGACATCATCGTTCCCGCGGGCTCCACGCTGACGATCCAGCCCGGCGTGGTGATCGACGTCGCGACGAGCGACGGGCAGGGCTCGGGCGCGAGCACGACACGCGTCGAGATCATCGTGCAGGGCTCGCTGCGGGTGGAGGGCACGGCGTCCTCGCCGGTCACGATCCGCAGCACGGGCTCGGCCGTCGGCAGCTGGTGGGGCATCGCGGTCCAGAGCGGGGCCAGCGAGGCGATCATCCGCTACGCGAGCATCGAAGAGGCCACCTACGGGATCCGCTCGAGCGCCGCGGGCAGCGCGCTCGTCGTCGCCGACACGACCATCCACACTTCGCAGTACGGCCTCTGGCTGGACGCCGGCGCACCCGACCTGCAGCGCCTGACCGTGCACTCGTGCTCGAACGCGGGCGTGCGGATCACGCCGGGCGCCGGCGCGACGCTGACCGATGCGGTGCTGCGCAACAACTCGACGTACGGCCTCCACGTCGAGCAGAACGCGTCGAGCACGGTCGACACGGTGCTGCGTCGGAGCACGGTGAACGCCAACGGCACGTACGGCGTGCACGTGGAGTCGACCGCGGGGGCGCGCGCAGTGCGCGTGCTCGACAGCATCGTGACGAACAACGGCGGCTTCGGCGTGAACCGCTCGGGGGCGGGCACGGTGATCGAGGTCTCGCACAGCGACGTGTGGAACAACGGCACGAACTTCTCGGGCTCGCCGATCACGCAGTCGAACAACATCGCGTCGAACCCGCTCTTCGTGAGCGCGCCGACGAACCTACGGCTGACCTCGAATTCGCCGGCGCGCTTCGCGTCGAGCACGGGAACGGACATCGGCGCGCTGCCTTACACCGGCGACGCGACGGCGGGACTGCACGGGACGCTCTGGGTGAACACGACGCTGACCGCGGCGGGCAGCCCGTACACCGTCGCGGGCGACCTGACGGTCGCGCCGGCCGTCGTGCTGACGATCGAGCCCGGCGTGACGCTCCGCTTCGCGAACAGCAGCGACGCCATGGGGTCGGGTGAGGTCACCACGCGCGCCGAGCTGCGCGTCTTCGGTCGTGTGGTCGCGGCGGGCACCGCCGAGCGCGAGATCACCTTCGAGAGCTCGGGGACCAGCATCGGCGCGTGGTACGGCGTGCGCCTCTACGGCACCGGCAGCTCCACCTTCGATCACGTGACGATCCGCCGGGGCACCTACGGTCTCTACCAGAGCGCGGCGGCCAACCACGTCGTGCAGCGCACGACGATCCACGACGCGCAGTACGGCGTGTGGGTCGCGATCGGTGGGCTCGTCGCGGACTCGCTCACCGTGCACTCGTGCTCGAACGCGGGCGTGCGGGTCACGGCGGGCGGGGGCGCGACGCTGACGAACACGGTGCTGCGCAACAACTCGACGTACGGCCTCCACGTCGAGCAGAACGCGTCGAGCACGGTCGACACGGTGCTGCGTCAGAGCACGGTGAACGCCAACGGCACGTACGGCGTGCACGTGGAGTCGACCGCGGGGGCGCGCGCAGTGCGCGTGCTCGACAGCATCGTGACGAACAACGGCGGCTTCGGCGTGAACCGCTCGGGGGCGGGCACGGTGATCGAGGTCTCGCACAGCGACGTGTGGAACAACGGCACGAACTTCTCGGGCTCGCCGATCACGCAGTCGAACAACATCGCGTCGAACCCGCTGTTCGTGAGCGCGCCGACGAACCTGCGGCTGACCTCGAATTCGCCGGCGCGCTTCGCGTCGAGCACGGGAACGGACATCGGCGCGCTGCCTTACGGCGGCGACGCGACGGCGGGACTGCACGGGACGCTCTGGGTGAACACGACGCTGACCGCGGCGGGCAGCCCGTACACCGTCGCGGGCGACCTGACGGTCGCGCCGGCCGTCGTGCTGACGATCGAGCCCGGCGTGACGCTCCGCTTCGCGAACAGCAGCGACGTCATGGGGTCGGGTGAGGTCACCACGCGCGCCGAGCTGCGCGTGTTCGGTCGTGTGGTCGCGGCGGGCACCGCCGAGAGCGAGATCACCTTCGAGAGCTCGGGGACCAGCATCGGCGCGTGGTACGGCGTGCGCCTCTACGGCACCGGCACCTCGACCTTCGATCGCGTGACGATCCGCCGGGGCACCTACGGGCTCTACCAGAGCGCGGCGGCCAACCACGTCGTGCAGCGCACGACGATCCACGACGCGCAGTACGGCATCTGGATCGCGATCGGCACGATGGTCGCCGACGCGATCACGGTCCACTCGTGCTCGAACGCGGGCGTGCGGGTCACGCCGAGCGGGGGCGCGACGCTGACGAACGCGGTGCTCCGCAACAACTCGACCTATGGGCTCCACGTCGAGCAGAACGCGTCGACCACGCTCGACACGCTTCTCCTGAGCAGCACGGTGAACGCCAACGGGACCTACGGCGTGCACGTCGAGTCGAGCGCGGGCGCGCGGTCCGTGCGGGTGCTGAACAGCATCGTGACGAACAACGGCGGCTTCGGCGTGAACCGCTCCGGGGCGGGCACGGTGATCGAGGTCGTGTCGAGCGACGTCTGGAACAACGGCACGAACTTCTCGGGCTCGCCGATCGTACAGAGCGGGAACATGTCGGCGAACCCGCTGTTCGTCGCGGCGCCGAGCGACCTGCGCCTCACCGGATCGAGCGTGTGCGTCGACGCGGCGAGCGTGATGCTCGCGCCCGATCACGATCGCAACGGCGTCGCGCGCCCGCTCGACGGCAACGGGATCGGCGGCGCGCAGTTCGACATGGGCGCGTACGAGTTCCCGTACATGGTCATGTGCGGCAACGGCGTCGTGGAGACCGGCGAAGCGTGCGACAGCGGCGCGAACAACGGTCAGTACGGCCACTGCAACGCGGGCTGCACCGGCCTCGGGCCGCGCTGCGGCGACAGCGCGACGAACGGGCCCGAGCAGTGCGACGACGGCAACGCGAGCAACGCCGACGCGTGCCTGAGCTCGTGTCAGCTCGCGACGTGCGGTGACGGCGAGGTGCGCACCGGCAGCGAGCAGTGCGACGACGGAAACACGTCGAGCACCGACGCCTGCATCATGTGCCAGAGCGCGCGCTGCGGAGACGGCTACGTCCGCACCGGCACCGAGCAGTGCGACGACGGCAACACGGTGAACACCGACACCTGCGTCGGCGCGTGCGTCGCGGCGCGCTGCGGCGACGGGTTCGTCCGCGCCGGCGTCGAGACCTGCGACGACGGCAACACCGCCGACGGAGACGGCTGCCCGAGCACCTGCATCCTCGCCGCGGCGACCTGCGGCGACGGCATCGTGCAGGGCAGCGAGCAGTGCGACGACGGCAACTCGGTCACGACCGACGGCTGCATCGCGTGCCAGGCCGCGCGGTGCGGCGACGGCTACGTGCGCGCGGGCGTCGAGGTCTGCGACGACGGCAACACCAACAACGGCGACGCGTGCCTGAATTCGTGCGTCGCGGCGCGCTGCGGCGACGGCCAGGTGCAGGCGGGCGTCGAGGCGTGCGACGACGGCAACCCGAGCAACACCGACGGGTGCCTCACGAGCTGCGCGGTCGCGACGTGCGGCGACGCGTACACGTGGTCGGGCGTCGAGCAGTGCGACGACGGCAACGCGAGCGACACCGACGCGTGCGTCGGCGCGTGCGTGCTCGCGCGCTGCGGCGACGCGTTCGTGCGCAGCGGCGTCGAGCAGTGCGACGACGGCAACACGAGCAACGGCGACGCGTGCCTCAACTCGTGCTTCGACGCGCGCTGTGGCGACGGCTACCCGCGCGCCGGCGTCGAGGCGTGCGACGACGGCAATACGAGCAACGACGACGCGTGCCTCAACTCGTGCGCGGCGGCGAGGTGCGGCGACGGCTACACGCGCGCCGGCGTCGAGATCTGCGACGACGGCAACACGATCGACACCGACGGCTGCGTCGGCGCGTGCCAGCTCGCGCGCTGCGGCGACGGGTTCGTGCGCACCGGCACCGAGGACTGCGACGACGCGAACACGAGCGACACCGACGCGTGCGTGATGTGCAACGCCGCGCGCTGCGGCGACGGCTCCGTGCAGGCGGGGGTCGAGAGCTGCGACGACGGCAACCGCGTCGACACCGACGCGTGCCCGAACTCGTGCGCGTCGCCGGACTGCGGCGACGGCATCGTGCAGAGCGGCGAGACCTGCGACGACGGCAACGAGAGCAACGAGGACGCATGCCTCGTGGGCTGCGCGGCCGCGTCGTGCGGCGACGGCTACGTGCGTGCGGGGGTCGAGGACTGCGACGACGGCAACGCGATCGAGACCGACGCGTGCCTCTCGGAGTGCGAGCCGGCGCGCTGCGGCGACGGCGAGGTCTGGGCCGGCATGGAGGAGTGCGACGACGGCAACACGAGCGACGACGACGCGTGCGTCGACGGCTGCTTCGCGGCGACGTGCGGCGACGGCTTCGTTCAGGAAGGCGTCGAGCAGTGCGACGACGGCGACGTCGACGACGGCGACGGCTGCAGCGCGGAGTGCACGATCGAGGGCGGCGGCGACGGCGGCATCGACGACGACGCGGGCACCGGCGATCCCGACGCGGGCACGATCGGCGAGGACGCGTCGACGAACGACATCGACGGCGGCACGTCGGACAGCGACGCAGGCACGACGCCGCCGAGCGAAGGCGGCTGCGCGTGCCGCGTCGGCGCGACGCAGACGAGCGCGCCGTGGCTCGCGATGGTCGCGCTCGGGCTCGTGATCGCGCTGCGCCGCAGGCGCGCGCGGTGA
- a CDS encoding diguanylate cyclase domain-containing protein — translation MRLRDGIGVVDLARGRVVMPGAREKVDAARSTVFHVVDAARPIAVLAPTSHRERAANVLLRELPVVAAIEREATGAAVASWWSRDPEDASEDAAGAIAVLKACGGWDESPVMVIAFTFGRWLTVDVAFDGEWRAQVREERTELEQLGGSEPIVFVDVDRMRDFNVAYGYEDGDLALARVHAAVGALARSRGRLARVGGDELAILPAPGVDAQATCEAVTRAVAGLAIPFIHPEVPSGHLEVTAVVVTRSSRDTLRTRCDAALLGARRRRRT, via the coding sequence ATGCGGCTGCGCGACGGGATCGGCGTCGTCGATCTCGCGCGCGGCCGCGTCGTGATGCCCGGCGCTCGAGAAAAGGTCGACGCCGCGCGCTCGACCGTGTTCCACGTCGTCGACGCAGCCCGTCCGATCGCAGTGCTCGCGCCCACGTCGCACCGCGAGCGCGCGGCCAACGTGCTGCTGCGCGAGCTGCCGGTCGTCGCCGCGATCGAGCGCGAGGCGACCGGTGCGGCCGTCGCGTCGTGGTGGTCGCGTGACCCCGAGGACGCGAGCGAGGACGCTGCCGGCGCGATCGCGGTCCTGAAGGCGTGCGGCGGATGGGACGAGTCGCCGGTGATGGTCATCGCGTTCACGTTCGGGCGCTGGCTCACCGTCGACGTCGCGTTCGACGGCGAGTGGCGCGCCCAGGTGCGCGAGGAACGCACGGAACTCGAGCAGCTCGGCGGGTCGGAGCCGATCGTGTTCGTCGACGTCGATCGGATGCGGGACTTCAACGTCGCGTATGGCTACGAGGACGGCGACCTCGCGCTCGCGCGCGTCCACGCCGCGGTCGGAGCGCTCGCGCGCTCGCGTGGACGTCTCGCGCGTGTCGGCGGCGACGAGCTCGCGATCCTCCCGGCGCCCGGCGTCGACGCGCAGGCGACGTGCGAGGCTGTGACGCGCGCGGTCGCAGGGCTCGCGATCCCGTTCATTCATCCCGAGGTACCCAGCGGACACCTCGAGGTCACCGCGGTCGTGGTGACGCGATCATCGCGGGACACGCTGCGCACGCGCTGCGACGCCGCGCTGCTCGGAGCGCGCCGGCGGCGTCGCACGTGA